The genomic window GAAAAAAATGAAAAGCCTATGGCAATGCACGGGCGGGCGTTCTACTAGTATCAATTAATGTGGTCCACCTACAGTCACATAATTCCTTAGATTTCAGATATAGAAAATTCTTTATTGATAATAAtatcattaataaatgcatgatTCTATATTTCATTAATAAATGGAGCATTGTATATCTCCCTACCTCTGCACACAgaataaattggtcaaaaaaaatcTATGCCACAAATGATGCTTATCTACAGAAAATAGTGTTGCGGAAAGAACCAAACCTGTAACATTGAATGAGGTCGACCTACAATCACATATTTCTTTAGATTTTTGGTACACATAATTCTTTCTTGATAAAACTTAACATTAATAAATGGAGATTGTATATCCAACTATCTATATGTGCTATCTATACGCAGAATAAAGAAACAGATTTCATTAATAAATGGAGCATTGTATATCTCCCTACCTATGAACACAAAATAaattgattgaagaaaaaaagtCAATGACAGGAATGAGTCTTATCTAGGGAAAATATTGTGGCACAAAGATACGAACCTAGGACATTTAATCAGGTCCACTTACGATCATTAATAAATGGAGGATTATATATCCAATAATATATATGAAAGAAAAAACATTTCGTTAATAAATTGAACATTGTATATCTTCCTACCCATGCACACACAATAAATTGACCGAAGAAAAAAATCTATGACACTAATGAGGCTTATCTACAGAAAATATTGCGGCAGAAAGAACCAAATCCAGGACATTGAATGAGGTTACAATCTTGAACTACTACTATGCATATCTTTTCTACTTAAATGCTAGCAATTAATTGTTGCTCACCACAGACCGCACTATCTATATAATCCTACTATCTGGATGCCCCAAGCAACAACATCAACTTATTGTAAGTTAATACTTTCATAGACATGGAGCGCTTTTGTTTCTTGGTCATCCTCTCACTCTCTGGCTTGGCTGTTGCCTTGCAGCTGACCACCCCGTGCAACGCTGCGCAAGCTCAGCCACCACCGGTCTACGACATAGATGGCCACGAGTTAACAGGTAACAACATGTACACCATCATGGCAGCGGATCGCAATCTGAGCGACCATTGTGTCTCCGCTGGCTCATTTCGGAGGGAGGAATGTCATAAGCATGCGACCCTGACACCGTGCAAGCAATTGGGCGGGACGCGAGGCGTGCATGTGTCGATCAAGCCGGCGGAGGCGAGCGATGGCTCTCTGGCAAGGGAGCGTCAATCCGCCTCTCGACCAACGTCGTGATCGAATTCAAAGGCGTGGTCACCTGGTGCAAGCACCATCTCCAGTGGTACGTCCATGGAGAGATCACGAACCAGACGCATGTGACCGCCAGCTGCTTCAGAGGGATGAAGGGATGCCAGCCGTCGGCAGGCACATGCAAGGAACAGAGTTTCCTGTTCCGCATCGAGAGGCACGAGAACGTATACAAGCTAACGTCGTGCTTCCATGCGCCGTGTCGTGATCTGGTGTTGTTCGAATACGCCGGCCAAAGGTGGCTGACCGTAGAGAAAGATGGGCGTGAGCCTCTGGCGGTCGTGTTCAAGAAGTTCCCTCTCGCCAGCTTGCCACCTGCGAGTGCTCCCCAACTAGGCTAGTGTGTATGCTACTGTGTATGTGTACTTGCTTGACCGTTCGATGCGAGGAATAAATTTCAAGTAGAAGCATGAAACTGTCCTTTTTTTGCTGGTCGTCCACGGTATTGCTTTCTCTTATAAGGTCGTCATTGTTAGGGTCCCAACTCCCAACTGCTAACCGATCAATGGCGCTGAATTACAGTGTTTGAGTAGCTAATTTGAGGTGCAAATTGCAGCAAGCAAGAGGATGGAAGGAGGAAGCCTCCGTTGCGGTTTGGATGATCCAGGCCCGGTTACCTACAGGCCAGGCCCATGCGCAGGTCCAGTTAGGAGATGTTAGTATAATTCTGATATCGGGTTCGTTCAGGAAGGTCTGGCggcaccctcaggcgccaccgcgtcggtgtcgACCAGGCCGACAGTGATTTCTCCTGATCCCAACCGTCACCTCTGGCGCTCCAGAGCTCGCCATCATACTGTCCACCACCCTGTGCCAACACGGTCTTGAAGCTTCCAAGGTCGTCTCAACACGGCACCGTGAAGTGGGGCCTGCACAACAAAGAAGAGGAGCTGAGACTAGAGCAGCAGCACCGTCGGCACATGAGAGGGCCCAACCTCCACCGTCAACGACAGTAATCAACCAGACGCAACAGTAGGATCATATATACCAGGCCCGTGGGCCCATAGGCCCTGACATGCCCCTAAAGCTCCCGCCGTCTGCTGCAGAAGGCCGCCATCAGCACCGCAGTCCCCTTTCCGAGCTGCTCCTCCTCCCTAGCTCGTAGCAAGCGTCAAAGCCATGCCGGAGCCGGCCCGCGAGGACCCATATCTGGGCCGAGAGCGCGCCATCGAACACCGCCTCCTGGTCGCCGGGCCGCCTCCCAACCGAGCCTCACCGCCGCCGTCCCCTGCCCCGGGAAGGAGAGCTACACACGGGTATAAAAGGTCCCGCCGCCGCAGACACCACCCGCGCCAGATCCGGGGGCGCCGCCGTCAGCggcgattggggggggggggggggaggagggaggCCGAAGGGAGGAAGTATGtgcgccgccccggccgcctcacGGGGAGGCGGTGCTAGGATGGGTTCGGGATGCGTTGTGTTAGAGGACGCTATATGAGAGGCAAGATGTAGGCTTTCGTGTGTAGGCTCCATGGCACCTGGCGTGCGTAGCCAGAGGAGTTTGTGTGTGTGCAGTTTGTGTGTGCGAGCTATAGAGTGCCAAAAGATGGCGACTGGCCGTGAGGGGGGCCAGGAGCTAGAGATGCAGCTGGTGTGTTGCCGAGACGAGTTTGAGCTCGAAGGATAAGAATCGCCTTTCGTGCGGCAAGGGGCCGTTTATGCGGTGAGGCGTTTGTCGCCGGAATAATTTGTGTCCTGTTTTCTTCGAGAATACGAGTTCATGactcctccccttcctttctctagCTCCCCTTCCCCACAATTGTGAATCCACTCCAATCGAATATTGAATAATCAAATTCTTCAATTCAAATTCAACGTTTTTGATATCCTAAAAAATGTAGATTAATCCAACAAGGACAAGGAGAGAGTCCCATTCTACATGTCAATACAATCAACAATGAAATTTCTAGTAAAATGAAAATCCGTCGACTTTATAAGTCGTGAGGGTTCAAGTCCCTCTATCCCCAAATCCACAATTATTCCCTAACTATATTATTTATCCATTTCCATTGTGGCTCACATTTTTCTACCGTTAAGTTTGATGACTTCTCACTCTGATGGCTTCATAACATACTTAGCAAACCTAGTAAGGGATTTTGTACctaactagcaaaagagcccgtgcgttgcaacgggagaaaaaacataacaacactcttaacccaacaaccatcacacaataggtccatctcctttatatttgcgaggcatcatatttgtgttgccgcttatcctccttctcaccctcgccggcgatggcctaggtgttcacacaaaacaacaaaaaaacgtgtttgaatatggttaatcttaaggcgtctctctctccctctctcctccctcgcccccccccctctccctctctctctctcattctcgcaatgagaaatctgttgttttccacTGCGACATTTCTcaaaggtatgcatgtgtagttattgaTGTTTTCTTTTGCCTATATGGTTATactggggtgtttatttgcaatccggatcgccgccgatacgaaagaaaaacggatcttgcgctagaaattataagtttgctttcaaaacaatattttaaaaatatttaacaggtaaaattaacatcatatttagattccacacatttttctaataaaatttcatatataatatgttaaaatcgaagttacggtttaaaagatacgaataatttagaaaatcatttgtttgatttaaatCTATTCCACAATAATATTAAAAATACTTAATAGGTAAAAATAATCTcgtattcatattctacatatttttctaatcaaatttcatatataacatgttcaaatcagagttacgatttaaaagatatggatgatttaaaaaagtatttgtttgacttacatatgatccgcggatgaattacctaaaacgtcAGGGGGGGTTTCGAAAAACGTAAAATAACGGTTCgtgtgtgacttaaatccggacggcaggttgatttcaagaaaacacGGAGACTTTTGTATAAAAtacgaaaaaaaaacgattcattttgacttaaaacaggactgcgggttgacTTCTCTGACATAGAAGTACTTTTCTAAAAAATGCCAttacggacgaaagaaacccaatttgctttattattaggtaaagatttgtCCGTCCGTCTGAAACCCATTATTGTCAAAGAAAAGGGTTGATTATTCGGTTCAAGTGATGGTGGGGAAGAAAGAGGAGTGGGTATGTATATTTCTGGTGCCACTTGACTAGCTTGATAGAAAGAGGAATACGTActagcttgctaaggtggttagtACTTATGTATGTACCTGCCTAACTCATCGATCCATGTGATAAACAATATTTCAAGTCAAAGCGTGAGCTATTGTCAATCTGGTCAAGAGTTGCACGCCTCTTATGCTTGTTTATCTAGTCCTATAGTTTTTCTTTAATAAGATATATATCCATTAACCAACATGTGCAGCAAAGTTGCTAGCAACCAAACATGAAACAAAACCTGGGATATGCTCCATCGAAAAAGTGATGGGCATAGAAGCACGATAACCATGCTGCACTAAAGCGTCGGCTACTGAATTACATGCACGGCGGCAAAACACAAATTCAAACGAATCAAAATGGATGATGCAATTGCTTCGGGCTTCCCAGAACAGAACTCTCAGCTCTTGTTTGTCAGAATCTTCTGAGTTGGGGGGCTTGCACCAGAGATATGGAATCTGACTCCAGAATGATTTAGTGGACACCACAGCTAGCCACACCCTCAATCGCCCCAAGACAAGCCATGTCCTCAGCCTGCAATACACTCTTAACATGTGCAATTTTACCTGCCCCGCTGCACAAAACTCATCGGTGTCCGGTCGCAGAATATAGCCAAAAGCCCCATCAGCGGAATCTGTCTTGAAGGCCGCGTCAAAATTTACCTTAATGAAATCCGGCTTTAGTTTCTCCCATCTTGGCCCAGGACTAACACATTCAGCGAGAGTGCGGAAAGATGCAGGTTCCATTGATGCATAATAACAGTGGCAGAAAAACTAAATTAATGATCAATAGGTTTGGATAAACAATTTAGGAAGGATTTTCTCATACTGACACAATACAAGGACAAAGCATATGTGAAATCTATCCTTCCATAAATCGTAATTAATCCTTGTATCgtttgttggattatgtttatgtctAACTTTCTTGACCAAACTGTGAGCGTGGAACTTTATGAGATGAAATAGAGAAAGACACAAGATAGAATAGAACTTAAAACGATAACTGAAGTGACTCGTCTTCGAACTAATAGAGAAAACAGAACGTGAAATAGCAGCAGAAAATATATAATCCAGGTCTTTAATTTATTGGTAGTGATCACTTAATGTCTGGCCGAGACAGAATAACTAACTAGGAGGAGCCTCCATGGCATTATTACTACTGTGAGCTAGAAGGGTCAAGGACATGGCCGGCGAAGACCACGGCCCCGGACACCTCCTCCACAATATAAAACGCGAACGGGTGATCGGCGACGAATTCCATCGGCTTCCTCGCACACTGCTTCACGCGCCCACTCGCGGCGGTGCAGCCCGCCGCCGCGGTGCCCTCCTCATTCACCTCGACCACAGCCTTGTGAAACACGTCGTCCAGGCGCACATCGCAGACGCGCTTCTCCACCAGACCGGACAGGTCGGCCTCCTCGGTGAACGCCTCCCGGAGGCCCAAGCCTTTGAGGACTTTGGTGAGGCTGCAAAAGAATGACAGCTTGAACTTGGGCAGAAGAAGCTTCCGGACTTCACTCCGGTCATCTGGGATGTAGTCGAGCAGGGACTCGTCTGCTGCTGGCAGAGCGTCTACCATTGTGCGCAGCCCGTCGCGCTCGTATGGTAGAAACACACACATTGAGTATTGCATACCGCGGCTCTCATCGCCTTCGTACGGGAGCTTGAGCACCTGGAAGTCATCTTCTTCGGAGAGGAAGAGCTTGCGTTTTCCGGCCCCGAGGGTCATGAACGGAACTTCGATGGGGTCGGCTCCGTCGAGGCGATGGAACTCGTGGTCCTCCGTGAGGTCCTTGGGGAACTGGGTCTCCCACACGCCCTTGAAGTAGATGGCATTGGTGAGCACGAACCTCGAGAGGTCGGTCAATGACCCCTCTGGCAGGATCTCCGTGATGAGATTGTTCGTTGTGGCCGCCGCCCAATCGTTGATCTCGTGCCTGATCTTCTCCGTATCACCCTGCAAGAACCCACGCAAACCTTGTATAACAGTTTGACAAGTCTATGTGACATACCAATGTCAACCCGTGATCGAACGGCAGGGAAGAAGGAAAATATTAAGTGGTAGCTCTGCTGACCTCGGCGAAGTCGACGGCGCGTATCTCAGCGTTGTAGGACTCGGCGGCGGAGTGGAGGTAGGCCGGCGTCAGCTTCAAGTGTTTCTGGTGGAACAAGCCGTAGGCATAGGTGATGAGCGGCCCGCCGGAGCCGGACGGGTCGGCGACGAGGCCACGCACGAACCTGGCCACCTCGTCGGCCGAGGCGGCGCCGAGCAAGGCGAGGAGCTCGTCTAGGGTTTTGCCGCGTGCTCCCGCGGCTACCAAGCCGAGCGTGGTGTAGAGGGACAGCGGCGAGAAGGCGATGTTGCTATCCCTGGTGTCGTCGCCCTCGGcgagcttcttggccaggcggagTGCGAACGCCGTCAGGCCGCCGGAGTCCATGGCGGGTGGCGGCGACGACCCGCgtgccttcttgcttggcctctcCGCCTCCTCGTCTCCCATGGCGTCCTAGTTTGCCGGCCGATACGATTGACGATGTTTCCAAGTGTTTGAGTAAATTACGTGTATATATAATGTGGACAAACCCTAATCTGAAGATGTTTTGGCAGCGGCCTACCGTCCGATTGTGATTGTCAAACAATGGGATAGGACCCACCGTTGGATCCAATCTTATCAATCGGATCACATCATCAGGCTCAGTAATCACCATGTAAGCCGACACCAGCTAGATCGGTTCAGAGTCTTCAGACTTGGGAGTTTCAGAAAAGAAAAGGTTCAGGCTTTGGAATGCAGAGAACCTGGCCGAACACAATGAACCAACCGCAGATGCAACTATTTTGGATTATACCAGGTGAGTTACGTACGTGAGTACATCAGAAAACGTGCAACGCTTATACATGCAGCACATGGATGCTAAGTCACAGTGTCAAACAGATCTATATATCTGCTGATCAAACATTCTACATTGAAATGGCATGTCAATTTCGGCCCCTAATAAGATCCTAACCCAGCACTATGCATGAGCTCGATGGTTCGTGCGTATGTATCTACCAGAACCAGATTACCACCCAAAGTATATATAGTATGTTGTATACGTCACTCACTATGTAGCTTACCAAGTTCAGTTCCTGTGCCCGTCAGTTTTTTCGATAAAGGACATTTCATTCAATTGATATATCAAGGTGATACAAACGCATCGAAAGAatgcccggcctctgcatagcacGATGCACACAGCCCATAAGTCCACCCGTCCGAAAAAAAATGTTTTACaactataaaaataaataaaactgtCCAGCCTATGATGAGGCAGATCCTAACCGGagatcacaccgccatccatgggggtagAAAACCTCCCTGGCTGTACGCTCCAGCCGCGTAGACGCCGTCATAAATAGGTCCCTGGGCttctgcaggatagaccaagtacggagccATTGCCTACATacatgaataacctgcataggagatgaaacatatttttttattaaaaaccacatcattcctggtaagccacaaTGCCCAGCATAAGGCAGCTGCCCCCACAAGATTATATGCAGAATTTTTTTTATCAATACCCCTCAACCAGTTGCCGAACATGTTACGTGCACTACGTGGGGGGTATAAATTTGAAGTTACTTGAACTATGGCCCAAACCAACCGAGCAAACTTACACTCAAAAAATAAGTGTTTAATAGACTCGTtatgttggcaaaagacacatgtcttgGTGCCTTGTCAGTTGCGTCGTGCCAGATTATCTCTAGTCAAGATCACCTCTCTGATTAGGAACCAGAGGAATATCTTCACTCTTAGAGGGATTTTAAGCTTCCACAATTTCCTGTTATCAACCGGGACATCACAATgaaccattgcatcatacatggatttgacTGTAAACTTGCCATTCCGATGCAACTTCCATCTAAAGATGTCCGGTTCATCTAACAGCTGAATGGCCTCCAAACGCATGAGTAAACACATTCCAAGCTGCCAGGCGAGGACCTAAAAGGTCCCTACGGAAAGAAATATCAGGAAAGGACCTAAAAGGTCTTGCCCCAAAACATGTTTGATGGTGACAAATTTATGTCTAACAATCCTATACAAGCTCGGGTATTGCACCATTAGTGGTGTGGTCCCTAGCCAGGTATCTTCCAAGAATCGAACCTGGGAACCGTCCCTAACCGAGAAAGTTCTGAATTGGAAAAAGAATTTCTTGGCCAGACCAAAAATGTGATTCACCAGGTTTCCAATAGACTTGAGAAACGGCTTTGGATCCCACGTACTTGTTACGAATGATTTCCTGCCATACTCCTTTCTCATTGAGTAATTTATAAACCCATTTGCTGAGAAGAGCAATATTTTTAATCTTAAGGTCTTGAATTCCAAGTCCCCCTTGACTTTTAGGTCGACATAATACagtccacactagtagaaaacagggctatcgtTCGGGCTTGGCcagcctattagtcccggttcttcaagaaccgggacccatggggggtattagacccggttcgtgagcccagggggccggccagggcctcgtgggcattggtcccagttcatgtggaaccatttgtcccggttcaagccacgaaccaggaccaatggtcctcgctcctggcccacaaccattggtcccggttcgtggcttgaaccgagacataagggggggctttagtcccggttcatgccacgaaccgggacaaataacttgcctatatatacccaccgccgcggcagagcactccacagtgctctgttttttcaatccggcgaggagagggcatttgggtgctctagttcacctcctatggacatgaggtgttcgatgaaatgccctagccacactagttaagctttctcctctcgaagctcgacctcggagctccattttttccgagatttgtctagatttagttgtctgtcacgccccgtccccgttttcaccgccgttgatcgcccgtgccgatctcgtcaccaacaccaccgtggtgagcctcttgttcttatcttctttctgatacttgtctgattttcttactttagatagatatttgtattttttttcttacttttgacacacataattatatataatgcacgcagatgaaccggcaatggatgtatggtgacaggcacacctccgagtacattaagggcgtgcataattttctcgaagtggctgaggcaaacaagcagaatagttttatgtgttgtccatgcactaaatgtgggaataggaagtcttactctgaccggaaaatccttcacacccacctgctttacaagggtttcatgccatgCTATAAtgcttggacgaggcacggagaaataggggttatgatggaagacggcgaagaagaagaggacgatgacaactatgtgcccctgaatacggttatgctgcaatggggggagctactgaagatcaagaggaaccagacgatgtgcccgatgatgctgcaacgagatgaccctggtgatgttgacggtgagccccgcaggaagagagttcctgcgaaggtgatgtggtatgctcctatcataccacggttgaaacgactgttaaaaaacaaagagcatgccaagttgatgcgatggcacagtgaggaccgtaagaaagacgggaagttgagagcacccgctgacgggtcgtagtggagaaaaatccagagagagtactgggctgagtttgcacgtgacccaaggaacatatggtttggtttaagcgcggatggcatgaaggaaatatgccatagagacaataataaagttattatttatttccttatttcatgataaatgtttattattcatactagaattgtattaactggaaacataatacatgtgtgaatacatagagaaacagagtgtcactagtatgcctcttcttgactagctcgttaattaaagatggttatgtttcctaaccatagacatgagttgtcatttgattaacgggatcacatcattaggagaatgatgtgattgacttgacccattccgttagcttagcacttgatcgtttagtatgttgctattgctttcttcatgacttatacatgttcctatgactatgagattatgcaactcccgtttatcaaaggaacactttgtgtgctaccaaacgtcacaacgtaactgggtgattataaaggtgctctacaggtgtctccgaaggtacatgttgggttggcgtaattcgagattaggttttgtcactccgattgtcggagaggtatctctgggccctctcggtaatgcacatcacttaaagccttgcaagcattgtaactaatgagttagttacggaatgatgtattacggaacgagtaaagagacttgccggtaacgagattgaactaggtattgagataccgacgatcgaatctcgggcaagtaacatgccgatgacaaagggaacaacgtatgttgttatgcggtttgaccgataaagatcttcgtaaaatatgtgggagacaatatgggcatccaggttccgctattggttattgaccggaaacgtgtttcggtcatgtctacatagttctcgaacccgtagggtccgcacgcttaaggtttcgatgacagttttattatgagtttatgagttttgatgtaccgaaggagttcggagtcccggatgagatcggggacatgacgaggagtctcgaaatggtcgagacgtaaagatcgatatattggacgactatattcggagttcggaaaggttccgagtgattcggtattttcgggggtaccggggagttacgggaataggaggaagaagcaatgggcctcatgggccaagtggtggaagagaggaggtagggcgcgcggcccccctagcccaaaccgaattggactagggggccggcccccctttccttcttctcctccctctctttccttctccttctcctccccttccttcccttttcctagtaggactaggaaagaggggggaatcctacttggagtaggattgcccccctagggtgcgcctcctcctccttggccggccctcctcgccttgctcctttatatacaggggcaggggggcaccccatgacacaaacaagttgatctacggattgttccttggccgtgtgcggtgcccccctccaccataatccacctcggtcatatcgtcgcggagtttaggcgaagccctgcgccggtagaacatcatcatcgtcaccacgccgtcgtgctgacggaactcatccccgacgcttcgctggattggagcccggggacgtcatcgagctggacgtgtgttgaacacggaggtgccgtacgtttggtgcttggatcggttgaatcgtgaagacgtacgactacatcaaccgcgttgtcataatgcttccgcttgacggtctacgagggtacgtagacaacactctcccctctcgttgctatgccatcaccatgatcttgcgtgtgcgtaggatttttttttgaaattactacgttccccaacatggcattgatccttttggggagcagagcagcaatcacaacacctagcccgtgactctatgtatgtataaccttcctccttggatgtgcatgaagcagaagttcattatgatgacagttctcatccaaggccctaagcaacccggcaacgacattgatgtgtacctaaggccaatagttgaagaacttttacagcagtgggatggaaacggtgtacgtgtgtgggatgagcacagacaggaggaatttaacctgcacgcgttgctgtttgtaaccatcaaatattggcccgctctcagtaacctttcaggacagacaaacaaggaataccacgcatgcacacactg from Triticum aestivum cultivar Chinese Spring chromosome 3B, IWGSC CS RefSeq v2.1, whole genome shotgun sequence includes these protein-coding regions:
- the LOC123066837 gene encoding serpin-Z2A-like, giving the protein MGDEEAERPSKKARGSSPPPAMDSGGLTAFALRLAKKLAEGDDTRDSNIAFSPLSLYTTLGLVAAGARGKTLDELLALLGAASADEVARFVRGLVADPSGSGGPLITYAYGLFHQKHLKLTPAYLHSAAESYNAEIRAVDFAEGDTEKIRHEINDWAAATTNNLITEILPEGSLTDLSRFVLTNAIYFKGVWETQFPKDLTEDHEFHRLDGADPIEVPFMTLGAGKRKLFLSEEDDFQVLKLPYEGDESRGMQYSMCVFLPYERDGLRTMVDALPAADESLLDYIPDDRSEVRKLLLPKFKLSFFCSLTKVLKGLGLREAFTEEADLSGLVEKRVCDVRLDDVFHKAVVEVNEEGTAAAGCTAASGRVKQCARKPMEFVADHPFAFYIVEEVSGAVVFAGHVLDPSSSQ